The Planococcus liqunii genome includes a region encoding these proteins:
- a CDS encoding CDP-glycerol glycerophosphotransferase family protein yields MSVTLKEKGKLDPLKVFIKVTAAFLVSVFSRKKEQKKIALVGGNLGEKYEDNAAIFHTYLYNHHADQVTAYWMYDPKTSYATDGQIPNAVPLGSFRNYLLFFKADYTFHGHSLMYDIAPSVDKFLFLNRKTIITHVSHGIEGFKKILIQKEDVPLLKRTNYFNCASVYEKDLKLNEWKIPERKLIVTGLPRFDRYADIKPAKEMKNILMMMTWREWLFDLSEEEFMQSAYFKNTFGLISHPGIRELIQQNGLKMQITLHPFMKKFKKHFVGLADPASGIEFLSSTNPSISQAIVENDMLLTDITSVSWDFLYLNKPIIFNMFDREEYLAQRGTYLSLETDLYGYKADTIEEVYAYLKKIVEEGITTNDWFPKATDYIDYFDHQNCQRLAKRVLGV; encoded by the coding sequence ATGAGTGTAACACTGAAAGAAAAAGGGAAATTAGACCCTTTGAAAGTATTTATTAAAGTAACGGCCGCTTTTCTGGTATCGGTCTTTTCAAGAAAGAAAGAACAGAAAAAAATTGCCTTGGTCGGCGGAAACCTTGGCGAAAAATACGAAGACAATGCGGCGATTTTCCATACATATTTGTACAATCATCATGCAGACCAGGTAACGGCATACTGGATGTATGACCCGAAGACCAGTTATGCAACGGACGGACAAATACCCAACGCCGTGCCGCTTGGAAGTTTCCGGAACTACCTGCTGTTTTTTAAAGCGGATTATACGTTCCACGGACATTCGTTGATGTATGACATCGCCCCTTCGGTCGATAAGTTTTTATTTCTTAACCGGAAGACGATTATTACGCATGTCAGCCACGGCATTGAAGGCTTCAAAAAAATCTTGATCCAAAAAGAAGATGTGCCGCTTTTGAAACGGACCAATTACTTTAACTGTGCGTCTGTATACGAGAAAGATTTAAAGCTGAACGAATGGAAAATTCCCGAACGCAAATTGATTGTCACGGGACTGCCCCGCTTTGACCGCTACGCTGACATCAAACCCGCTAAAGAAATGAAAAACATCTTAATGATGATGACTTGGCGGGAATGGCTGTTTGATTTAAGCGAAGAAGAATTTATGCAAAGCGCTTATTTCAAAAACACCTTTGGGTTGATCAGCCATCCCGGCATCCGCGAGCTGATTCAGCAGAACGGCTTGAAAATGCAGATTACGCTGCACCCATTCATGAAAAAGTTTAAAAAGCATTTTGTCGGCTTGGCAGACCCGGCAAGCGGCATCGAATTCCTGTCGTCGACGAATCCGTCCATTTCGCAGGCGATTGTCGAGAATGACATGCTGCTGACCGACATCACGAGCGTATCGTGGGACTTTTTGTATTTGAATAAACCGATCATTTTCAATATGTTTGACCGTGAAGAATACTTAGCGCAGCGCGGCACTTATTTGAGCCTGGAAACGGATTTGTACGGCTACAAAGCCGATACCATTGAGGAAGTTTATGCCTACCTGAAAAAAATTGTTGAAGAAGGCATTACGACGAACGACTGGTTCCCGAAAGCAACTGACTACATCGATTATTTTGACCATCAGAATTGCCAGCGCCTGGCGAAAAGAGTTTTGGGCGTATAA
- a CDS encoding alanyl-tRNA editing protein, with protein sequence MAKELFLEDSYLKACKADITAIDGDRVTLDQTVFYPAGGGQETDTGLLYQNGQEVAVTNVKKENGEIIHTVSAPEKLKVGPVTAQVDWERRYQLMKHHTLLHVISAVFHQEHESLCTGNQIYPDKARIDLTGITELTPEEINALIAKANEELARNHPVTIRTLPREEAENISGMIKTIVNLIPEAVRDIRLVKIGDIDEQACGGTHVSETGAVGQFVLDKIKNKGKGVTRLEVRTV encoded by the coding sequence ATGGCAAAAGAATTATTTTTGGAAGACAGTTATTTAAAGGCCTGTAAAGCGGACATAACGGCGATAGACGGGGATAGAGTCACCCTTGACCAGACAGTTTTCTACCCGGCCGGCGGCGGACAGGAAACCGATACCGGCCTGCTGTACCAGAACGGGCAAGAAGTGGCGGTAACGAACGTGAAAAAAGAAAACGGCGAAATCATCCACACCGTCAGTGCCCCTGAAAAACTGAAAGTTGGACCGGTGACTGCTCAAGTGGACTGGGAACGGAGATACCAGTTGATGAAGCACCATACACTCCTCCACGTCATTTCTGCCGTGTTCCACCAGGAGCACGAGTCGCTATGCACCGGCAACCAGATCTATCCGGACAAAGCGCGGATCGACCTGACTGGCATCACTGAGCTAACGCCTGAAGAAATTAATGCACTTATTGCAAAAGCCAATGAGGAACTGGCGCGCAATCATCCCGTTACCATCCGCACTTTGCCACGGGAAGAAGCGGAAAATATTTCGGGCATGATCAAGACCATCGTCAACTTGATCCCGGAAGCGGTCCGAGACATCCGGCTCGTCAAAATCGGCGACATCGACGAACAAGCCTGCGGAGGCACCCACGTCAGTGAAACCGGGGCGGTCGGCCAGTTTGTCCTTGATAAAATCAAAAATAAAGGCAAAGGCGTCACCCGTTTGGAAGTCCGGACCGTCTAA
- a CDS encoding exodeoxyribonuclease III: MKLISWNVNGLRAVVKKGFMDFFEAVDADVFCLQEIKLQEGQIEMNLPGYHTYWNYAEKKGYSGTAIFTKQEPLAVYYGLGIEEHDTEGRIITLEYDTHFVVTVYTPNSQHGLLRLDYRLEWEDAILSYIKELDRQKPVIMCGDLNVAHQEIDLKNPRANLKNSGFTPEERGKMTDFLNSGFVDTFRYFYPEQAGSYSWWSYRSNCREKNVGWRIDYFIASEGLAPILEGAKIHKDVWGSDHCPVELNIAL; encoded by the coding sequence TTGAAGCTGATTTCGTGGAATGTCAACGGCTTGCGGGCCGTGGTGAAAAAAGGGTTTATGGATTTTTTTGAGGCTGTAGATGCGGATGTGTTCTGCCTGCAGGAAATAAAGCTGCAGGAAGGCCAGATTGAAATGAATCTTCCAGGATACCATACATACTGGAATTACGCGGAGAAAAAAGGCTATTCGGGTACAGCGATTTTTACAAAACAAGAGCCGCTTGCTGTCTATTATGGCCTTGGGATTGAAGAGCACGATACAGAAGGGCGCATCATCACGCTCGAATACGACACGCATTTCGTGGTGACCGTCTACACGCCGAATTCCCAGCATGGCTTGCTGCGGCTCGATTACCGCCTGGAATGGGAAGACGCCATTCTTTCCTATATAAAAGAACTGGACCGGCAAAAGCCGGTGATCATGTGCGGCGACTTGAATGTGGCCCATCAGGAAATCGACTTGAAAAATCCGCGGGCAAACCTGAAAAATTCTGGCTTCACTCCAGAAGAAAGAGGAAAAATGACGGATTTCCTGAATAGCGGATTTGTCGACACGTTCCGCTATTTTTATCCGGAACAGGCGGGCAGTTATTCCTGGTGGTCGTACCGCTCGAATTGCCGCGAAAAGAACGTTGGGTGGCGAATTGATTATTTCATCGCTTCTGAAGGCTTGGCTCCCATTCTTGAAGGCGCGAAAATTCATAAAGACGTTTGGGGATCGGACCATTGTCCCGTCGAACTGAACATTGCTTTATAA
- a CDS encoding MFS transporter, whose amino-acid sequence MKKFTKEEKSWAFYDWGSSAYSIIITTAVFPLFYKNAATEAGVSLSDSTAYLGYTIAIFTFILALIGPILGTLADYEGMKRKFFTVFFLLGTISTAMLAFIPSDNWLMLLVCYTFAALGATGANVFYDAFIVDVTTEKRMNNVSAFGYGLGYIGSTIPFILSIAVILMASNGVIPISTINASRIAFLLTAIWWVAFSLPLFRNVRQRYFIEKEPNPVAQSFKRLSKTIREIRQYRALFLFLLAYFFYIDGVGTIISMSTAYGTDLGLSSTSLLIVLFVTQVVAAPFAILYGRLSERFTGKKMLYVGICVYIVVCIYAFFLETITDFWILAMLVATSQGGIQALSRSYFGKLVPKENSNEFFGFYNIFGKFAAILGPLLVAVTSQITGNSSMGVFSLVVLFVIGLVILSRVPEPVPHAPVDEVAPD is encoded by the coding sequence ATGAAAAAATTCACCAAGGAAGAGAAAAGCTGGGCGTTTTACGACTGGGGAAGTTCCGCTTATTCCATAATTATCACCACCGCTGTCTTCCCATTGTTCTATAAAAATGCGGCTACTGAAGCAGGCGTCAGCCTGTCGGATTCCACCGCTTATCTCGGCTATACAATTGCCATCTTCACGTTCATTTTAGCGCTGATCGGCCCTATTTTAGGTACCCTCGCCGATTACGAAGGCATGAAGCGAAAATTCTTCACGGTGTTCTTCCTGCTCGGCACCATTTCTACGGCGATGCTGGCGTTCATCCCAAGCGACAACTGGCTGATGCTTCTGGTCTGCTACACATTTGCCGCTCTTGGGGCTACGGGCGCCAATGTATTTTACGACGCTTTTATCGTCGATGTGACGACGGAAAAACGGATGAACAATGTCTCCGCGTTCGGCTACGGCCTTGGCTACATCGGATCGACGATTCCATTTATCCTGTCAATTGCCGTTATCTTAATGGCAAGCAACGGCGTAATTCCGATTTCAACGATCAACGCAAGCCGCATCGCATTTCTGCTGACGGCCATCTGGTGGGTGGCGTTCTCGCTGCCCCTGTTCCGCAATGTACGCCAGCGTTATTTCATCGAGAAAGAACCGAATCCGGTGGCGCAAAGCTTCAAACGCCTCAGCAAAACCATCCGGGAAATCCGCCAGTACCGTGCGCTGTTCCTGTTTTTGCTGGCTTATTTCTTCTATATCGACGGCGTCGGCACGATCATTTCGATGTCGACCGCTTACGGGACGGATCTTGGGCTGTCGTCGACCAGTCTGCTGATTGTCCTATTTGTAACCCAAGTAGTGGCCGCGCCGTTTGCCATTTTGTACGGCCGACTGTCGGAGCGCTTTACCGGCAAGAAGATGCTGTACGTCGGAATTTGCGTGTATATTGTCGTCTGCATCTATGCCTTCTTCCTGGAAACGATCACCGATTTCTGGATTCTGGCCATGCTTGTCGCCACCAGCCAAGGCGGCATCCAGGCACTTAGCCGCTCGTACTTCGGGAAACTCGTACCGAAAGAGAACTCCAATGAATTTTTCGGGTTCTACAATATCTTCGGCAAATTTGCCGCCATCCTGGGACCGCTTCTGGTAGCTGTCACTTCCCAGATCACCGGGAACTCCAGCATGGGCGTCTTCAGCCTCGTCGTCTTGTTCGTCATAGGCCTCGTGATTCTGTCGCGCGTGCCGGAACCGGTTCCGCATGCACCGGTCGATGAAGTGGCTCCTGATTAA
- a CDS encoding nuclease-related domain-containing protein — protein sequence MILKTRGISLERERLEVLLRRLPKTHALYKDAKEDYYNDSAGIGGEQRFDDYVASSRLPYPHIFLHNVSLRSFQAFQLDSLMITPWCLYIFEVKNMSGRLRFQQSPLQLIQTKDDGSVIGRKSPIEQIDTNEWLLDEWLRASGIYMPLRSVLVLSYPKQIPENVPDTHTILFSHQLPMFLNKLRSESAVIDLGEMAKLANKIFTAHSDYVPKPICSNPAYPLQAMIRGVWCVACGRIGMKRTYGTWLCPFCGDSDKQAHVQAIQDWHRLTGGPITNRMCREVLQIEDRHLAKRLLRDMDLKKTGNFKGAEYVLEASCSYRE from the coding sequence TTGATTTTAAAGACAAGAGGAATTTCGCTCGAACGGGAGCGGCTCGAGGTGCTGCTCCGGCGGCTGCCGAAAACGCATGCTTTATACAAGGATGCAAAAGAAGATTACTACAACGATTCCGCCGGGATTGGCGGCGAACAGCGTTTCGATGATTATGTGGCCTCCAGCCGGTTGCCTTATCCCCATATTTTCCTTCATAATGTGTCATTGAGGTCTTTTCAGGCTTTCCAATTGGATTCGCTGATGATTACGCCGTGGTGCCTTTATATCTTCGAAGTCAAAAACATGAGCGGCCGCCTCCGCTTCCAGCAATCTCCCCTGCAGCTTATCCAGACCAAAGATGACGGCAGCGTCATTGGCCGCAAAAGCCCCATCGAGCAGATCGACACCAACGAATGGCTGTTGGATGAATGGCTCCGAGCTTCCGGCATCTATATGCCGCTGCGCTCTGTGCTGGTCCTTTCCTATCCGAAACAAATACCCGAAAACGTCCCTGACACCCACACCATTCTGTTTTCCCACCAGTTGCCGATGTTCCTCAACAAACTCCGCAGTGAATCAGCAGTCATAGATCTTGGTGAAATGGCCAAGCTGGCGAATAAAATTTTTACAGCTCATTCGGATTATGTACCCAAGCCGATCTGCAGCAATCCGGCCTACCCGCTACAGGCGATGATCCGCGGCGTATGGTGCGTGGCATGCGGGCGGATCGGCATGAAGCGGACTTATGGCACCTGGCTTTGTCCATTCTGCGGGGATTCCGATAAACAAGCCCATGTCCAGGCCATTCAAGACTGGCACCGGCTGACCGGCGGGCCGATCACGAACCGGATGTGCCGGGAAGTGCTGCAGATTGAGGACCGCCATTTGGCTAAACGGCTTTTGCGTGACATGGATTTGAAGAAAACGGGGAATTTTAAGGGTGCAGAATACGTTTTGGAGGCGAGTTGCTCGTATAGGGAGTGA
- a CDS encoding YkuS family protein: protein MVKIAVEEPFTSVKEALQKRGYEAEMLEDKTEAMDYDCVVVRDKEDLTDFHMNVPLVEAKGRTLEEIVDEVEERLVRIGKIPAPPSSGGITGSSFLKGAATGAIVGAAAGLLLTPKSGKEMQAVVKEKTSDTKEKLGGVTEKAKGTVGQVKEKTSGVTEKAKDTLGQAKEKTSGVTSTVKEKVKGPVDNLKAKRQEMQETKELKKQEKVVKQEAKAEEKAQKEHEKAEKQAEKEIKKADKEASKDKGSIEVVELGDADVTTNASGGATIVSTEANKNNKK, encoded by the coding sequence ATGGTGAAAATTGCAGTAGAAGAACCGTTTACATCTGTAAAAGAAGCATTGCAAAAAAGAGGCTACGAAGCTGAGATGTTGGAAGACAAAACAGAAGCGATGGATTATGACTGTGTAGTCGTCAGAGACAAAGAGGACTTAACGGATTTTCACATGAATGTTCCTCTTGTTGAAGCTAAAGGCCGCACGTTGGAAGAAATCGTCGATGAAGTGGAAGAACGCCTTGTCCGCATCGGCAAAATCCCGGCTCCCCCTTCAAGCGGCGGAATCACCGGCAGTTCATTCCTTAAAGGTGCAGCGACTGGAGCCATTGTCGGCGCAGCAGCTGGTCTCCTATTGACTCCGAAGAGCGGCAAAGAAATGCAGGCGGTTGTAAAAGAAAAAACTTCCGATACGAAAGAAAAGCTTGGCGGCGTTACGGAAAAAGCCAAAGGCACTGTCGGCCAAGTGAAAGAAAAGACAAGCGGCGTTACCGAGAAAGCAAAAGACACGCTTGGGCAAGCTAAAGAGAAAACAAGCGGTGTAACAAGCACTGTCAAAGAAAAAGTCAAAGGTCCAGTGGACAATTTGAAGGCAAAACGCCAGGAAATGCAGGAAACAAAAGAACTCAAAAAGCAGGAAAAAGTCGTTAAACAAGAAGCAAAAGCTGAAGAAAAAGCGCAAAAAGAACACGAAAAAGCTGAAAAACAGGCTGAAAAAGAAATCAAAAAAGCTGATAAAGAAGCTTCTAAAGACAAGGGCTCGATTGAAGTAGTAGAGCTTGGCGATGCAGATGTAACAACAAATGCATCAGGCGGAGCTACAATCGTTTCCACGGAAGCGAATAAAAACAATAAAAAATAA
- the thiW gene encoding energy coupling factor transporter S component ThiW, whose amino-acid sequence MTTRKMVLIAMFVAISVAGSAFVSFPAGIARAYPIQHAMNVIAAVLLGPGPALLIAFLTAVVRVLTGTGSLLAFPGGMIGALIAGVMYAKFGKVWFAAAGEIVGTGIIASLVAVPYARILMGTDLAALFFLPPFFISSLSGAVLGAVVVKKLLRNHSKLQLN is encoded by the coding sequence ATGACCACCAGAAAAATGGTGCTGATTGCCATGTTCGTAGCGATCAGTGTCGCCGGTTCAGCATTTGTCTCCTTTCCGGCAGGCATCGCGCGCGCCTATCCGATCCAGCATGCGATGAATGTCATCGCAGCGGTTCTCCTGGGGCCGGGGCCGGCACTGCTCATTGCCTTTTTGACGGCAGTCGTCCGGGTGCTGACAGGAACCGGCTCGCTCCTCGCTTTTCCGGGAGGGATGATCGGGGCGCTCATTGCCGGCGTGATGTATGCCAAGTTCGGCAAAGTCTGGTTTGCGGCTGCGGGGGAAATAGTGGGGACAGGAATCATCGCTTCGCTCGTTGCCGTTCCTTATGCACGGATTTTAATGGGCACAGACCTTGCCGCTCTGTTTTTCCTGCCGCCTTTTTTCATCTCCAGCCTGTCCGGGGCTGTGCTCGGAGCGGTGGTCGTGAAGAAGCTTTTGCGCAACCATTCTAAATTACAGTTAAATTAA
- the thiE gene encoding thiamine phosphate synthase — translation MEALNMSKLFSKPAIYFIMGSQNTPGRDALEILEAALAGGINCFQLREKGADALTGELLLDFAAECQRLCRAYNVPFIVNDDVELARTLDADGIHIGQEDMEANAARRLVGPDKILGVSVHSLEEAGKALLSGADYVGMGPVFGTQSKADAKSPAGTSGILAVKNRYPGLPVIGIGGITPDNAGQVWAAGADGVAVISAIVQAESITLQIRRFSESIKAGAEK, via the coding sequence ATGGAGGCGTTGAACATGTCCAAGTTATTCAGTAAGCCTGCTATATACTTTATAATGGGCAGCCAGAATACACCGGGGCGGGATGCGCTGGAAATTCTGGAAGCAGCTTTGGCAGGAGGCATCAACTGTTTCCAATTAAGGGAAAAAGGAGCAGATGCTTTGACTGGAGAGTTGCTGCTGGATTTTGCGGCGGAATGCCAACGGCTGTGCCGCGCATACAACGTGCCGTTTATCGTCAATGACGATGTGGAGCTTGCACGTACACTTGATGCTGACGGCATCCATATTGGACAGGAAGACATGGAAGCAAACGCAGCAAGGCGCTTAGTAGGCCCCGACAAGATTTTGGGCGTCTCCGTGCATTCCTTGGAAGAAGCGGGAAAAGCCCTACTTAGCGGGGCAGACTATGTCGGCATGGGTCCGGTTTTTGGCACACAGTCCAAAGCGGATGCAAAAAGTCCGGCGGGTACTTCCGGGATTCTAGCTGTGAAAAACCGCTATCCCGGACTCCCGGTGATCGGCATCGGGGGCATCACGCCTGATAATGCCGGACAGGTGTGGGCGGCAGGAGCGGACGGAGTGGCTGTAATTTCCGCCATTGTGCAGGCGGAAAGCATTACGCTCCAAATCAGGCGATTTAGCGAATCGATAAAGGCAGGTGCTGAAAAATGA
- the thiD gene encoding bifunctional hydroxymethylpyrimidine kinase/phosphomethylpyrimidine kinase — MMPQTLTIAGSDSGGGAGIQADIKTFQELGVYSTSVITAVTAQNTLGVTGIYPVPVYGVREQLRAVGEDFQIAALKTGMLFDAAAIKETASAIRQYGWKNLVVDPVMIAKGGASLLQQEALEALKEHLLPLALVVTPNLPEAEAISGVSIYDETSRKRAAEKILSFGAASVVIKGGHAENLEVAEDYYLARNGEERLFRSPRINTSQTHGTGCTFAAALTAELAKGQPVESAICTAKQFIQAALSEELHIGAGHGPTNHAAYQAYVRRNGGVEHVQVIQ; from the coding sequence ATGATGCCACAAACATTGACCATTGCCGGATCCGATTCAGGAGGAGGGGCAGGCATCCAGGCGGACATTAAGACGTTTCAGGAACTGGGGGTTTATTCTACGTCGGTTATTACAGCCGTGACTGCGCAGAACACGCTTGGCGTTACGGGCATTTATCCGGTGCCGGTATATGGAGTGAGGGAACAGCTGCGGGCCGTCGGAGAGGATTTTCAGATTGCGGCATTGAAGACAGGCATGCTGTTTGATGCGGCAGCCATCAAAGAGACCGCTTCTGCCATCCGGCAATATGGCTGGAAGAACCTTGTGGTGGACCCGGTCATGATTGCCAAAGGCGGTGCAAGCCTCTTGCAGCAGGAAGCGTTGGAGGCACTGAAAGAGCATTTGCTGCCGCTTGCCTTAGTCGTGACGCCAAATCTTCCGGAAGCGGAAGCAATCAGCGGTGTTTCCATCTATGACGAAACGTCAAGGAAGCGGGCAGCCGAAAAGATCTTGTCGTTTGGCGCAGCGTCGGTTGTCATCAAAGGCGGCCATGCCGAAAACCTGGAAGTGGCAGAAGACTATTACCTCGCACGGAACGGAGAAGAACGGCTTTTTCGTTCACCGCGCATCAACACCAGCCAGACCCATGGAACCGGCTGCACGTTTGCAGCGGCGCTGACGGCGGAACTGGCTAAGGGTCAGCCGGTGGAAAGCGCCATTTGCACGGCGAAGCAGTTTATCCAGGCAGCGCTCAGCGAGGAATTGCATATTGGCGCCGGACACGGTCCGACCAATCATGCAGCCTACCAGGCATATGTGCGCAGAAATGGAGGCGTTGAACATGTCCAAGTTATTCAGTAA
- the thiM gene encoding hydroxyethylthiazole kinase yields the protein MLEKVRTENPIIHCITNHVVSNFQANGLLALGASPIMGEAPEEAAELAALADAVSLNIGTLNSQSLTSMLIAGKKANALGTPVVLDPVGAGATEFRKNAVNKILEEVNVAVIRCNAGELAAIAGADWQAKGVDAGEGDADIGEMARTTAKRLGLIIAVSGATDLVTDGERVAEIQYGHEIMASITGTGCLLSGVVAAFLAVHPKAHFEAAAAAMHYYAIAGELASRQAELPGAFQRAFLDRLAATGEGELDKFMQEKEGVLKR from the coding sequence ATGCTGGAAAAAGTGCGGACAGAAAACCCGATCATCCATTGCATCACCAATCACGTCGTCTCGAATTTCCAGGCAAACGGGCTGCTGGCGCTCGGTGCCTCGCCCATCATGGGGGAAGCCCCGGAAGAAGCGGCTGAACTGGCTGCTTTGGCAGATGCGGTGTCGCTTAATATCGGAACCTTGAACAGCCAAAGCTTAACCAGCATGCTGATTGCCGGGAAAAAAGCCAATGCGTTGGGGACGCCGGTGGTGCTCGATCCGGTTGGAGCGGGTGCGACGGAATTCCGGAAAAACGCGGTCAATAAAATCCTGGAAGAAGTGAACGTTGCGGTTATCCGCTGCAACGCCGGCGAACTGGCAGCCATTGCCGGCGCCGACTGGCAGGCAAAAGGCGTCGATGCCGGTGAAGGGGATGCAGATATTGGAGAGATGGCCCGAACAACAGCCAAGCGCCTTGGGCTGATTATTGCCGTATCCGGTGCAACGGATCTTGTCACGGACGGTGAACGGGTAGCCGAAATTCAATACGGCCATGAAATTATGGCTTCTATTACCGGAACCGGCTGCCTGCTCAGCGGTGTGGTGGCAGCGTTCCTGGCAGTGCACCCCAAAGCGCATTTTGAAGCGGCAGCCGCTGCCATGCACTATTACGCCATCGCTGGAGAACTCGCGAGCCGGCAAGCAGAACTTCCAGGTGCGTTTCAACGCGCGTTTTTAGACCGTTTGGCAGCTACCGGCGAAGGGGAACTGGATAAATTTATGCAGGAAAAGGAAGGGGTGCTGAAGCGATGA
- the tenA gene encoding thiaminase II, whose product MAFCKEVRIECSELWQASFDHPFVKGIADGTLPLDVFRHYVMQDAYYLSHFAKIQAIGAVKATDLETTKRFAFHSEHTCAAELALHESFMDLLGVTDKDWEAFEPSPSAYAYVSHMYRSAEGNLADVLASILPCYWLYHEIGERLKNAKPDHPIYDRWIGTYGSAEFGELVKEQLDRMDRLASGLPEKRRTELKDRFRRSSYYEWNFWEQAWRKESWTVNTYSQAGV is encoded by the coding sequence ATGGCATTTTGTAAAGAAGTTCGTATTGAGTGCAGCGAGTTGTGGCAGGCAAGTTTTGATCATCCGTTTGTAAAAGGAATCGCGGACGGCACGCTGCCGCTGGATGTATTTCGGCATTACGTCATGCAGGACGCGTATTATTTAAGCCACTTTGCAAAAATCCAGGCCATCGGGGCAGTCAAAGCAACCGATTTGGAAACGACAAAGCGCTTTGCATTTCATTCCGAGCACACGTGTGCCGCTGAATTGGCTTTGCACGAGTCGTTCATGGATCTGCTCGGCGTTACGGATAAGGATTGGGAAGCTTTTGAACCGTCGCCGAGTGCGTATGCCTACGTTTCCCATATGTACCGGTCGGCGGAAGGCAATTTGGCCGATGTGCTCGCTTCCATTTTGCCTTGCTACTGGCTTTACCACGAAATTGGCGAACGGCTGAAAAACGCCAAACCCGACCATCCGATTTACGACCGGTGGATCGGTACTTATGGCTCGGCGGAGTTCGGCGAGTTGGTCAAAGAACAGTTGGACCGGATGGATAGACTGGCATCCGGCCTGCCGGAAAAACGCCGGACAGAACTGAAAGACCGGTTCCGGCGCAGCAGCTACTACGAATGGAATTTTTGGGAGCAGGCATGGCGGAAAGAATCCTGGACAGTAAACACGTATAGTCAGGCGGGTGTCTAA
- a CDS encoding ABC transporter ATP-binding protein has product MAEILINNLGKTYDNGATAVTDFNLHIKNEEFIVFVGPSGCGKSTTLRMIAGLEEITEGEFFIDGKRMNDVQPKERDIAMVFQNYALYPHMTVYENMAFGLKLRKFKKEEIKRRVNEAAAILGLEEYLDRKPKALSGGQRQRVALGRAIVRDAKVFLMDEPLSNLDAKLRVQMRAEIAKLHNRLKTTTIYVTHDQTEAMTMATRIVIMKSGLIQQVGSPKEVYDFPANRFVGGFIGSPAMNFFDGKLEGGAFVMGDRVIDIPAETLNVLKNQGYDGSPISLGIRPEHIHVNNEDLTGIPHSDIDAVITVSELTGAETIIYAVYGEQEFIARVDADNRIEPGQTARLAFDMSRVHFFDPVSGERIKPEKSEKAVVVS; this is encoded by the coding sequence ATGGCAGAGATTCTGATCAACAATTTAGGGAAGACATACGATAATGGTGCGACTGCCGTAACTGATTTTAATCTTCACATCAAAAACGAGGAATTTATTGTCTTTGTCGGCCCCTCAGGCTGTGGGAAATCCACGACTTTGCGTATGATTGCCGGCTTGGAAGAAATAACAGAAGGCGAGTTTTTCATCGACGGCAAACGGATGAATGACGTGCAGCCGAAAGAGCGCGACATCGCGATGGTGTTCCAGAACTATGCACTTTATCCGCACATGACCGTCTATGAAAATATGGCGTTCGGATTAAAGCTGCGCAAATTCAAAAAAGAAGAAATCAAAAGACGGGTAAATGAAGCCGCCGCCATTCTCGGTTTGGAAGAATACCTGGACCGGAAACCGAAAGCGCTTTCCGGCGGGCAGCGCCAGCGTGTGGCTTTGGGACGTGCGATTGTGCGCGACGCCAAAGTGTTCCTGATGGATGAGCCGTTGTCCAACCTGGATGCCAAGCTGCGCGTTCAAATGCGTGCTGAAATTGCCAAGCTTCACAACCGCTTGAAAACCACTACCATCTACGTGACGCACGATCAGACCGAAGCGATGACAATGGCAACGCGCATTGTCATCATGAAGAGCGGCTTGATCCAGCAGGTCGGCAGCCCGAAAGAAGTATATGATTTTCCGGCCAACCGTTTTGTCGGCGGCTTTATCGGCTCGCCTGCTATGAACTTCTTTGACGGAAAATTAGAAGGCGGTGCATTTGTCATGGGCGACCGCGTTATCGATATTCCTGCAGAGACGCTGAACGTACTGAAGAATCAAGGCTATGACGGTTCGCCGATTTCGCTTGGCATCCGGCCTGAACATATCCACGTGAACAATGAAGATTTAACGGGAATCCCGCACAGCGATATTGACGCGGTCATTACGGTATCTGAACTGACCGGCGCTGAAACGATCATTTATGCCGTTTACGGCGAACAGGAATTCATCGCCCGCGTCGATGCCGACAACCGCATCGAGCCGGGGCAGACCGCGCGCCTTGCCTTTGATATGTCGCGCGTCCATTTCTTTGATCCGGTCAGCGGAGAGCGCATCAAACCTGAAAAATCAGAAAAGGCTGTTGTAGTTTCGTGA